A genomic stretch from Anaerolinea thermophila UNI-1 includes:
- a CDS encoding APC family permease produces MASQSSERSSNLRVLDSFLILFLAVASIGVFVVGLIPYATLMGDFPGTNLTLALVIAAVLGLLFVYIYSSIGAFFPHCGADYVLMSRVLTGSLGFAASLTMLVGATMLVSSFTGTLATVGFPFISKTAEITAGAGFTVIENLHTPTGIMIVGSILIVLAFIVSIFPVRIVQNFLRFGFFLTLLSWAGLIFQFAVPMYPLSDGWNTFMGFGAFDRQIFLARQLGLSTGPFPNAFLTLGLVITAILFAGIVMPVWMAGEVKNPKKDLFAGNVGAVLLASLIFIVTSLLFLRVSSSSWLAAQSYLYLLTEDGKETVYPWLFFYANILRPNPTLAYLFLSGWLFSTFNLILVAIMAGSRMLMAWAKDKILPVSFSFTHSGLGTPVVSLLWMSLLLEVGLMVFALAHTHNIEWIKPFFFVIASGQVVSAIALAVYPFKHPEDFQQTSGMAGWRIGKIPLVSVVGVIWVVYGVYLLNYLAINPRGFDFRPFGWILGSFAVGFAFYSFRKNRLKTQGVDLDVLLTHSPEE; encoded by the coding sequence ATGGCGAGTCAAAGCTCAGAGCGATCGTCAAATTTGCGTGTGCTGGATAGTTTTCTCATTCTCTTCCTGGCGGTTGCTTCGATTGGTGTATTTGTTGTAGGGTTGATTCCTTATGCTACCTTAATGGGTGATTTTCCAGGCACCAACCTCACGCTTGCTCTGGTTATTGCGGCGGTTTTAGGCCTTTTGTTTGTTTATATTTATTCCTCAATTGGGGCATTTTTCCCTCACTGTGGCGCTGACTACGTGTTGATGTCTCGTGTCTTAACCGGTTCTCTGGGTTTTGCAGCGTCCCTTACTATGCTGGTTGGCGCTACCATGCTGGTAAGCAGTTTTACAGGCACTCTTGCTACTGTAGGGTTCCCTTTCATCTCAAAAACAGCAGAAATTACAGCCGGCGCAGGTTTTACTGTCATAGAAAATTTGCATACGCCCACTGGAATAATGATTGTAGGCTCGATCTTGATTGTACTGGCGTTTATTGTCAGTATTTTCCCGGTTCGGATTGTTCAAAATTTCCTTCGCTTTGGGTTTTTCCTCACCCTATTGAGCTGGGCGGGTTTAATTTTCCAGTTTGCAGTTCCAATGTATCCACTCTCTGATGGATGGAATACATTTATGGGATTTGGTGCTTTTGACCGCCAAATATTTCTAGCCCGTCAACTTGGATTATCTACTGGGCCATTTCCAAATGCATTTCTTACTCTTGGCTTAGTTATCACCGCCATTTTATTTGCCGGGATTGTTATGCCAGTGTGGATGGCAGGGGAGGTTAAAAATCCCAAAAAAGACTTGTTTGCAGGAAATGTGGGAGCAGTTCTTCTGGCTTCTCTCATTTTTATCGTCACCAGTTTATTGTTTTTGCGTGTGTCGTCTTCGTCCTGGCTTGCCGCTCAGAGTTATTTATATCTGTTAACAGAGGATGGAAAAGAAACTGTCTATCCATGGCTATTCTTCTATGCTAATATTCTTCGACCTAACCCTACATTAGCCTATCTCTTTTTGTCAGGCTGGTTGTTTTCTACCTTCAACCTGATCCTTGTCGCGATTATGGCTGGCTCAAGAATGTTGATGGCGTGGGCAAAAGATAAAATTTTGCCAGTTTCGTTTTCCTTCACTCACTCCGGGCTTGGTACTCCGGTTGTCTCTCTTCTCTGGATGTCCTTGCTTTTGGAAGTGGGGTTAATGGTTTTTGCGCTTGCTCATACTCATAATATCGAGTGGATCAAGCCATTTTTCTTTGTGATTGCTTCCGGACAGGTGGTCTCAGCAATTGCCCTGGCAGTTTACCCTTTCAAGCATCCTGAAGATTTTCAGCAGACTTCAGGCATGGCAGGGTGGCGAATTGGAAAAATTCCGCTCGTGAGTGTTGTAGGGGTGATCTGGGTGGTTTATGGGGTCTATTTATTGAATTACCTTGCAATTAATCCCAGAGGATTTGATTTCAGACCGTTTGGGTGGATATTAGGCTCTTTTGCAGTAGGATTTGCCTTTTACTCGTTCCGGAAAAACCGCTTGAAAACGCAAGGTGTTGATCTGGATGTTTTATTGACCCATTCACCTGAAGAGTAG